A genomic segment from Polyangium mundeleinium encodes:
- a CDS encoding NosD domain-containing protein: MLPSSRTSFLILLTSLALASAACDPGGTGGVSPGDGPGPVPNPPGPEPLTEITLPIADLLHGHDGVLDIVRLFPDQPAVEEILPVSADKSSITLPLAQAGALSFSVLGTQGTLFESHGASSYCLPPIGKGVPEVLEVPTAFATIQAAIDAAAPGDRVYVHPGTYHEHLRLRSGVRLVGAGAFQTILDGDGLLQNLIDFTGAEDVVVRGFTLRNVGQGEGCGQPDDPFACSGDWYRAAIYGDGHGSSADTFGEPGPCAETSIQVTQNIIEGNDIGVMLYFHARGIVHNNLFLGNRVAFAGNHLQDYALLANNVFYDNPQLSIGSQAAYLDILNNIVVKSSFGVDHEAVQTGRIRCNVFFDVDEVGERVVLGKDGNVILDPAFPSPDDNDFRLGVDLGAAGLGCPIEGLHNMENASPEPGAFGGAMGGWFMQGIKPEDIVPGL; this comes from the coding sequence ATGCTTCCTTCTTCTCGTACTTCCTTCCTCATCCTCCTCACTTCTCTCGCGCTCGCCTCCGCCGCTTGTGACCCCGGCGGCACCGGGGGCGTGTCCCCCGGCGATGGCCCCGGGCCCGTGCCGAATCCGCCCGGCCCCGAGCCCCTCACCGAAATCACCCTCCCCATCGCCGACCTCCTCCACGGTCACGACGGCGTCCTCGATATCGTCCGCCTCTTCCCGGACCAACCCGCCGTCGAAGAGATCCTCCCGGTCTCCGCGGACAAGAGCTCGATCACCCTCCCGCTCGCGCAGGCCGGCGCCCTCTCGTTCTCCGTCCTCGGCACCCAGGGCACCCTCTTCGAGTCGCATGGCGCGTCCTCGTATTGCTTGCCGCCGATCGGCAAGGGGGTGCCCGAGGTCCTCGAAGTCCCGACCGCGTTCGCCACGATCCAGGCCGCGATCGACGCCGCCGCGCCCGGCGATCGCGTGTACGTCCACCCGGGCACGTATCACGAGCACCTTCGCCTGCGCTCAGGCGTTCGCCTCGTCGGTGCGGGCGCGTTTCAGACCATCCTCGACGGCGACGGCCTTCTGCAGAACCTCATCGATTTCACGGGCGCCGAGGACGTCGTCGTCCGCGGCTTCACCCTACGCAACGTGGGGCAAGGCGAGGGCTGCGGGCAGCCTGACGATCCCTTCGCATGCTCCGGCGATTGGTATCGCGCCGCGATCTACGGCGATGGCCACGGCTCGTCCGCCGACACGTTCGGGGAGCCCGGCCCCTGCGCCGAGACGAGCATCCAGGTCACGCAGAACATCATCGAGGGCAACGACATCGGCGTGATGCTCTATTTCCACGCCCGCGGCATCGTCCACAACAACCTCTTCCTCGGCAACCGCGTGGCCTTCGCCGGCAATCACCTGCAGGATTACGCGCTCCTCGCGAACAACGTCTTTTACGACAACCCCCAGCTCTCCATCGGCAGCCAGGCCGCGTACCTCGACATCCTCAACAACATCGTCGTCAAGTCGAGCTTCGGCGTCGATCACGAGGCCGTCCAGACCGGGCGTATTCGTTGCAACGTCTTCTTCGACGTGGACGAGGTCGGCGAACGTGTCGTCCTCGGCAAGGATGGCAACGTGATCCTCGATCCGGCGTTCCCCTCGCCCGACGATAACGATTTCCGCCTCGGCGTCGACCTCGGCGCGGCCGGCCTCGGCTGCCCCATCGAGGGCCTTCACAACATGGAAAACGCGAGCCCCGAGCCCGGCGCGTTCGGCGGCGCCATGGGCGGCTGGTTCATGCAAGGGATCAAGCCTGAGGATATCGTCCCCGGGCTCTGA